Within Puntigrus tetrazona isolate hp1 chromosome 17, ASM1883169v1, whole genome shotgun sequence, the genomic segment ATAAATTTCTAAATAGCTATTTTATACACTAAGAGGTGCTAGTGACTCATTattataaagcataaaaaagaaacttaTAGCCTTCTGTTTACATACCTGCTTCATCCTCTGCAAACGATATTATATATGGATAGTAATTGTTGATGAGCCCTGGAAATGAACAAGTCAGGCCCACACCCATGCATATCTCATTATATTCCCAATTGCctgtgtttctgttttccttTAAACTCATCAGGCGTCTGtgggaatacaaaaaaaaattaataagttATGACCTCAAGCAATATTAACATGTACACAAATGTtaagtaatgtaaaaatatcattacaatatattaactgttttcttttttaactttaattgaaAACCATtggtctttagtgtcacattgTCATTCAAAAATGAGTATTATATACCAATTTGTTCATAATGAgctcaaacctttgaatggtggtacacatacatacatacaattcATTACTTACCCACTCATGAAGTCTCCAAATATGTACATGCCATTTAAATTTGGATTTTCACAGCCTCTGTAAACATATCCACCTGTGACAGATTTACCCATTTTGTGTGGATATGCGTAAATCGGAAGAACATCATCTAGAAGTAAAACAAGTTCATAATGTAACAGTATTCATGGGTTGAAAAGGACTTTTTCAGACATCAAACATTTTAAGAACTGACACTGGGAACAACCGCATTCCCACCTAAGGAGCTGTTGGCACAGAGTTTTTTGTCATAACAAGAAAAGCCCTCTTTTGCTCTCCAGCCATAATTCCGGCCCTTCTCCACAATGTCTACTTCCTCGTACTTATTCTGGCCCACATCTCCACAGAAGATTCGTCCTTTTCCTTCCTTGGTGTTGGGATCTCCTCTGTCTACCGAGCACCTCCACATGTTTCTCACCCCGTAGGCAAACACCTCTGGACGAGCGTTGGGTTCATGCACAAATGGATTGTCTGGTGGGATTCTATACAGCGGCCCCCTTTCATTGTCATCTACATCAATCCGCAGAACCTTTCCCAAAAGGGCAGATCTAGCAGTTGCataaagagagagggaaaataATTATGGGAAATCTATCCTTCTTGTACCAAACTGAATTGATGAGTTGATGTCGTACAAACTTACTTGTTCTGCGCATTTCCGAATTTCCCAAATGGATCTCCTGCCATTCCACCATCCCCAGTAAAGATGTATAAGTATCCATCATCAGCAAAGAGAAGCTGCCCACCGTTGTGATTAGAAGCAGGTTCATCAATCTCCAAAATTATCCTGAGGGGGACATGAAGACACAGGGAGTACTGAGCTCTCTAATTTCAATATGAAAACATGGAGTCAAAGAAAGAGTGCTCACCTCTCTGAACGATGGTCAACCACATTCATATCCGCAGAGGAGATACGGAACTCACTGATACGGATTCTCTCATCAATGCCCACCTCAACAGAATAGTAAACATACAGCTTCCCATTGTATTTAAAGTTGGGGTGAAAGGTGAGTCCCAAAAAGCCTCGTTCATCACCTTCCCATGGAGATGTCAGCACAACCTTTGTGATGTTTAGAAATGGCTTTTCCAGCTTTGATCGATCTGGAAGGTAAACCCAGACCACGCCAATTTGTTCAGCAACGAATAACCTGTGCGTGCCGTCATTGGCGTGAACCATGGCAAGAGGATTTCTTAATCCATTGGCAACTTCCTTCAAACACAGCTGCAAGCAACCTTCAGAGTCCGCTGCGGTGCGGCCCAGATTTTTTGTCAGCAGTTCATTGCTCAGCAGATGAGGATAGCAGTAATCCGGGTCATCCAGCTCGAGATACTGACAAAGTCTGCGTTGGTCATGCTCAAGTTCTGAAAGACGTGGATCATCAGATAACAATGTAATAAAGGATCTGCACTTGGAATGGAATTGAGAGCAGTAGTCTGGGCAGAGTCCAGGTATGGTCCGTAACGGCGTGCTGGGGTCTTCGGCATCAAAAAGGTGAGCAGCATATGGAGAGCATTCCTGAAGCAGAATGAAAAATTTGAAAAGTGAGGGATGCAACTATATCGCGATGGTCTCAAGCAATGGATTTGACAAGCCATGTCTTCTGCTCAGAGAAACCACAACCAATTAACAACTTCAAAAGTCCCTATGTGACCCCTGGTTGATAGCTATAGGCAGACAGTTTTGactggttactagggtgtttaTTAATtctggatgcattaaattagtcGACAGTGAGCACATTTAAAcataacttaaatttttttatttttgaacattcttttcatttttacatttattacaggcTTATTATAAACCAATGAagcctttttctgttttatacgCTATGCTGttatgtgttcatttaaatgacaGTGCATGTATATGTGGATTTAATTGGTTCAATTTTGTTTATTGGCAGTTCCTCGTGATTAGTAGTGACGTTATTTGGCCTCTCGCCGACCTTGTTTCAACTCAATGGCAAAGCTGGCGCTGCTACACGTAATCGTTTACAATTTATGCCTGCAAAATGTGGTACGTGTTGGGAGGCGGACATAAAATGGTTCGAGTACATTTACCAGCAACAATTTGTTTCGAAAAATGTGTGCAGTCGACCAAACTTACCTGACAGAGCAGATCCTGAACGTACGCCGCACAGTTTGAATACCCATAATAATCGAAGTTATCCATTATCCTATAGTATTTTGCCATCAGCTCCTGGTCTCTGGCATAGTCGCAGCAGCCGaagtatttatacatttgacAGAACTGAAGTTCTTGTTGAGGCTGAAAGGGAGGTTTAAAATCCAAACACTGCGGATGCGGGAACGCAGGTGCGATCCAAAACgctaacaaataaaacaaaataaacggCGGCTGCCATATACGGCCGAAAACATCGCAAAAGTACCACATAGCGCTCAAATCCTGGCGCCCAGATGCATGGAAGTAAAAGTTATGCAATGGCGAAGAGACTCTGCGTGTGTCCTCGCTGACTTATGCAGTCGTGCACTTTGCCCCGATTTTAATCATCAACcattttcaaacaaattcaCGTCTTATTTACTGTGCAGCGACTAAACACGAATCGCAGACAGGCTGGACCTGCATCATACTAAACCATCTCCTCCATTTTTGAGTTACGAGACGTGTCTGACATCCTGAGCAGATGTGAGACGCACACAGGTCCAAACCGCAATTCTCCGACCGTAACTCATGTCTGCCGTGTCTACGTGTGTTATGCTGGAGTTTGCCCTAGAAACGAATATCCCCCCCAGccatttttttaaggtttagtTTAACCCGTTAAGTCGCCATTTAGCTCGTATTTACCATTTGAGTACGTAACAAACGGCACGTGGCTTTTACTGATTTTACTTAACAGAACGTcgataaatatttcaaatgtgttCTTGCTGGAAtgaaatgtaacaaaacaaTTCTGAAGAGGAAAGTAACGGATTAATTTAACAATCGTTGTTatttctacataaaaaaaatgaaaggaagcCATAAAATGAAGATTAAAGCGTGAGCGCTAGCTTTAAATGTGCGGAAACAAAACAATAAGCTTTGTTCCATCTGTTCTTGGTGTTATGCAATCATAGTTTGccagtaatatttcaaaaacttGGATCCCTTCACTATTCATGTTCTGTTTGAATAAGCTTTACTTCCCTTCTGTTTGGTGTATTAAAGTATCcgctttgtttaaaatattattataggaTAGTAACACTTTTAAGTAGGCAGAAAATACATAGTCTAAAGCAAATATgcgaattaattttatttagtttttgtatctgtactctcaattgtaagtcgctttggataaaagcgtctgcaaaatgactaaatgtaaatgtaaatgtatctgaATGAAGCTTCAGTCTTGCATGCGATCAGTACCTTTGACGATTAAGGGTTTTAAGGCTCTGAATGAGGTTTTAACCCCTGTATtggaaatattttagaaaaaaaatagctgtgTGTAGGGTTTCGAAGTCTCCCAGCAGTTCTTAAGCGACCCCAAGcgattaataataattcctaGAATAATTCCTGATATCGTAATAATTGCAGATGTGAGCGCTGAGTAATTTTGGCCACAAGATGGCGATGTGTTCACACAGGAATCCAAGTTCATTACTGACGCCGATTAAGTGGGCTCTGCTTTATAAAAGGCTTAAGTCATTGCCGatcatttgatatttaaatgctttcattcacatTACAGTGCGCATTTACATACAAATAGGCACTTTTCTGATGTCGCTGTATTGTTTAATATTCTCTGGAATGTCCTTTCTATAATGcttcattgtttaaaaataggtcaaaaatgttaacaaagagttattattaaagaaattaagcCCAATTTGAATGCTCGCTGAAAGCTTGGAGGCTATTTTTGTAACTACATTCACATGAAAATTATAAACTGCATTTGGAAGGGGAATATTGCTGATTTCCTATTGGCTAGCGCTCTTTTGCTTGTTTTCAACCCTATCATTTTTTCATTCTCACATCTCAAGCGGTGCAATCAAGCACTCGGCAGTGCTATAAATACCACTGCATTATTAGTTTTACACTTAATGTGTGACTGATGTTGCCAGTGAATAGTGAACGTCTTATAAGCTTATTAAACCATTTAGAACCTTATCTGAACGAGTTAATGTTTTTTGAGACCCCTTTGAGACCCTCCTATTCCATGCAGCTCCTAGGGCCCTTATCTTACCTTaaactcaaaaacaagaaaatgtgtttCAGCAGTTTTACGTTAGACATAGCAGCCAGGAGGATTATTTTGTATTGAATGCATCAAGGGGCCCGGGGCCCCTAGTGGCCTGAGAGGCCAAGGGCCCATATAAATTCAGTTCTGTATTCTTTCTTGTCTGTCAATTTTCAGAAACAGACAAACTAAATACTGTTTTACCGCAGTACCGTTCTCTAACGTTATCTCACTAATGTTCctattttatccaaaatatatttttcatactgCAGTTATGGAAGTACTTCATACACATTTCACTGCTCACGTATCTGccgggacaaaaaaaaagaagtgataTTTGAAAGCAGCTCTAATGTGAATCTGGAGTCGTCACGCGCCCCCTATAGGAAGAGGTAGTGACATCAGCAAGCGTTGCGGCGAAAGCGTCGCGTACGGCGCTGACGTCACTGGACGCCGAGCTGAAGCGCACCTACAGGCGCATTTTCTCACCATTCATCTGCTTCAGCGGTTGGATGAACGGCCGGAGAGTCACAGTGTCAGAAAGAGGAGATTCCagctgaaataaacatgaaataacgACAGAAGGGGGATTCATATCTAAAGCGACGCAGCGTTTCCTCACCTGGGTCACTTAAGTTAGTTTTTTTCGTTGCAGAGTTCGGCTTTCGTCCTTCGAAAAACCGGATTAATTTGAATTATGAGTTTAATATCGCTCGCTACGTTTTCGCGAAGgaacgattaaaaaaaaatcgcgACCAGATCTCTCGCGTCGGACCACGTTTAACGACAGGAACATGGCAAAAAATATCATAGACGTCCCGAGGGATGATTTTAGTAAGATATCGGATGAAGAACTGCTTAAATGCAGCAAAGAGGAGCTGCTTAGGAGACTCCGGAAAGTGGATAGTGAAAAGATTAACTTGATGCTGGAACACGGGAACATGATGAAGGACGTCAACCGGAGATTACAAGTGCATCTCCACGAAATACGGAGCTTGAAGGAGGTCAACCAGAAACTGCAGGAAGACAACCAGGAGCTTAGAGAACTGTGCTGTTTCTTGGATGATGATCGGCAGAAAGGGAAGAAGCTGTCCAGGGAATGGCAGAGGTTCGGCAGGTACACCGCCAGTGTTATGTGGAAGGAGGTTGGTATATTCCAGCAAAAACTGAAAGACCTTGAAACCAACCAGGAGAGTGTGATGAGAGAAAATGTGGAGCTGAAGGAGATCATCCTCATGTTAGATGATGAGAGGAACGGAGCCGGATCTAGGAGCTCCATAGACAGCCAATCCAGTCTGACCAATCTGAACGGAGGTTCTGCTACTGTGAGGGATGTTGGAGATGGGAGCAGTACCTCTAGCACGGGCAGCGCTGGAAGTCCCGATCACCACCACAGCCATATTCACAAACCTTCAGAGGGAAAGATAATGTCTATCAGGAGGTCTATGGATGATCTATCAGCCAACCATCTTCTCAGAAGCATACCGAATGGGCACAATGGTGAGTTTGAGCACTTGGTTTACTGGAAAGCATCACACATTTCTCTAAATTGATGGTGTTTTATCAGATGCTGTACATGAAGAAAGTTTTAGACCTTTgaaagtaatacaaataaagaaattaacataTACTCTGTAAATcaagaattttaaataataaaaaataattaactaatttattaaatgtatgactatttaacaaattaactttttttaacttatcTTTTTTTAGTGTTAAATTTTAATAGAGGACTGTACGTGAGTAAAATACTTTTCCGGTGCCCtaacattgaatttttttatgcaactgTGTGCTTTGGCATCTAAGGATGCTtaggctactttttttttgctcgtgAGTAACATGCAGTGATTGAGGCTTCCATTGGTTTCTAGGGAAACACTGATCATACAGGCAGCTGCGATTTCAGGTTTTCTTGGTATATGTGACAGTATTAGCACGTGGTCAACACTAATTGCTTCAGCCCACGAAGTCAGGTTCAATGTGGGTTTAATACTCTCTTGTGACGTCGGCGCACTGTGTCAATTCTGTCAATACTTCAATGCTTGATACTTCATTCAGCTAACAGGCAATTCGTTTGTACAAATGGTAATTCATTTGTTATTGAAAATTATGTCAGTAAAGTCAAAGTCGGCAAAttctctagtcttcagtgtaacattatccttcagaaataattctaata encodes:
- the ccdc85ca gene encoding coiled-coil domain-containing protein 85C-A, encoding MAKNIIDVPRDDFSKISDEELLKCSKEELLRRLRKVDSEKINLMLEHGNMMKDVNRRLQVHLHEIRSLKEVNQKLQEDNQELRELCCFLDDDRQKGKKLSREWQRFGRYTASVMWKEVGIFQQKLKDLETNQESVMRENVELKEIILMLDDERNGAGSRSSIDSQSSLTNLNGGSATVRDVGDGSSTSSTGSAGSPDHHHSHIHKPSEGKIMSIRRSMDDLSANHLLRSIPNGHNDSSSSYIRQLETKVRILEDDNKQLLSQQGNMGDLKTLRKGLSLYHSESQLSSLSQFQDTLQNGSVRMPGGDLPPAVTGYLPAAQKPEAVVHAMKVLEVHENLDRKIPEDYEEDLSEKEKAIVREMCNVVWRKLGDAAGSKPSIRQHLSGNQFKGPL
- the hhipl1 gene encoding HHIP-like protein 1, with the translated sequence MWYFCDVFGRIWQPPFILFYLLAFWIAPAFPHPQCLDFKPPFQPQQELQFCQMYKYFGCCDYARDQELMAKYYRIMDNFDYYGYSNCAAYVQDLLCQECSPYAAHLFDAEDPSTPLRTIPGLCPDYCSQFHSKCRSFITLLSDDPRLSELEHDQRRLCQYLELDDPDYCYPHLLSNELLTKNLGRTAADSEGCLQLCLKEVANGLRNPLAMVHANDGTHRLFVAEQIGVVWVYLPDRSKLEKPFLNITKVVLTSPWEGDERGFLGLTFHPNFKYNGKLYVYYSVEVGIDERIRISEFRISSADMNVVDHRSERIILEIDEPASNHNGGQLLFADDGYLYIFTGDGGMAGDPFGKFGNAQNKSALLGKVLRIDVDDNERGPLYRIPPDNPFVHEPNARPEVFAYGVRNMWRCSVDRGDPNTKEGKGRIFCGDVGQNKYEEVDIVEKGRNYGWRAKEGFSCYDKKLCANSSLDDVLPIYAYPHKMGKSVTGGYVYRGCENPNLNGMYIFGDFMSGRLMSLKENRNTGNWEYNEICMGVGLTCSFPGLINNYYPYIISFAEDEAGELYFMSTEIPSATSPTGVVYKIVDPSRRAPPGKCHYEPLSVRVRSNLIPFEPKETLIGVHVPTKNPILSNPEEPPDTGSKDWQDEQITPTPFIPTTPKPLRTSRQRKGRHRKGKHKNGAVRLVGDEEGQRDRGRVEIYVNGEWGTVCDDLWNTKNAIVVCRQLGFHHALKAAKHAEFGEGKSLKIILDDVQCEGTEESLLDCQHAGVGIHNCAHYEDAGVICGNLGLE